A window of the Cucurbita pepo subsp. pepo cultivar mu-cu-16 chromosome LG01, ASM280686v2, whole genome shotgun sequence genome harbors these coding sequences:
- the LOC111777447 gene encoding uncharacterized protein LOC111777447 translates to MCSAFSQVIHQTDLFQFTSRFFLLRLHFLPVVSCIQRAPSHISVSLLRLSISFSSHLIAKHNLKETEKMHRSVSWNRFSDEYYSSSSPSPALSSTPGQALRLSFDGNEQPTSYPADEMVKREKARFKFAATAVHVIPLVLVLCAILLWFFSNPGKRRS, encoded by the coding sequence ATGTGCTCGGCCTTCAGTCAGGTCATTCATCAAACAGATTTGTTCCAATTCACAAGCCGATTCTTCTTGCTTCGGCTACATTTTCTCCCTGTCGTTTCCTGCATACAACGCGCACCATCACACATCTCAGTCTCGCTTCTCCGCCTCTCCATTTCCttctcatctcatctcatcgCGAAACACAACttgaaagaaacagaaaaaatgCACCGATCGGTGAGCTGGAACCGATTCTCCGATGAATACTACTCGTCCTCCTCTCCGTCGCCGGCGCTGTCATCGACGCCAGGCCAGGCGTTGCGATTATCATTTGACGGAAATGAGCAGCCGACGAGTTATCCAGCGGATGAGATGGTGAAGCGAGAGAAGGCGCGATTCAAGTTCGCCGCAACTGCTGTTCATGTGATTCCTCTCGTTTTGGTGCTCTGCGCCATTCTTCTGTGGTTCTTCTCCAATCCAGGTAAGAGAAGATCGTAA